A stretch of Malus sylvestris chromosome 11, drMalSylv7.2, whole genome shotgun sequence DNA encodes these proteins:
- the LOC126589540 gene encoding outer envelope protein 39, chloroplastic has protein sequence MGAQKSIHAGKAKIDVNVDFTHKLCASLMLPPLSNGSGSPLSLIIGSLCIKHPNLFGGSEKLDVSWDKGLYDSNVLLAYRRPRPEWLAQQSFVIQHSISPEIGVHGIPMDNFSRSGSGGVNLSRLSVGMDLNEPSSSKWSSTTSIKFEHVRPVNDNGRPISLDLDGFPVTCSGSPHDSMVVLKQESRYAKANDHSFFHFSLQIEQGIPVLSKWLIFNKFKFVASKGVKLGPAFLLTRMTGGSTVGDMAPYQAFAIGGLGSVRGYGEGAVGSGRSCLVANSELTLPFNKMVEGAVFLDCGTDLGSSHHVPGNPALRLGKPGSGVGLGYGLRFKSQFGHFVVDYAINAFQQKTVYFGISNLAS, from the exons ATGGGAGCTCAGAAGAGCATTCATGCTGGCAAAG CCAAGATTGATGTCAATGTTGATTTCACTCACAAGCTTTGTGCTTCGTTGATGCTTCCTCCTTTGAG TAATGGTAGTGGCAGTCCTCTGTCTCTGATAATTGGAAG TCTTTGCATCAAACATCCAAATTTATTTGGGGGGAGTGAGAAGCTTGATGTGTCATGGGATAAGGGGCTGTATGATTCTAATGTTTTGCTGGCTTATAGAAGACCGAGACCCGAGTGGCTAGCTCAACAGTCCTTTGTAATACAG CATTCTATTTCACCCGAGATAGGGGTTCACGGCATTCCCATGGACAATTTCTCACGTTCAGGTAGTGGAGGTGTGAATTTATCTCGATTATCGGTAGGCATGGATCTGAATGAACCTTCAAGTTCCAAATGGAGTAGCACAACTAGCATAAAGTTCGAG CATGTCCGGCCAGTGAATGATAATGGGCGCCCTATCAGCCTAGATCTTGATGGGTTTCCTGTCACCTGCAG TGGAAGTCCCCATGATAGTATGGTAGTTCTAAAGCAAGAATCTCGTTACGCAAAGGCAAATGATCATAGTTTTTTTCAT TTCAGTCTGCAGATAGAACAAGGGATACCAGTTCTATCTAAATGGCTAATCTTCAACAAGTTTAAATTTGTTGCATCCAAGGGAGTCAAACTTGGGCCGGCATTTCTCTTGACGAG AATGACTGGTGGTTCCACTGTAGGGGACATGGCACCTTACCAAGCATTTGCAATTGGAGGTCTTGGCAGTGTTCGAGGGTACGGTGAAGGAGCGGTGGGATCTGGGAGATCGTGCCTGGTTGCTAATAGCGAGTTGACATTACCTTTT AACAAGATGGTGGAAGGTGCTGTTTTCTTGGACTGTGGAACTGATTTGGGGTCTTCTCATCATGTACCTG GAAACCCAGCCCTGAGGCTTGGCAAACCAGGATCTGGAGTTGGGCTCGGATATGGCCTTCGTTTCAAATCACAGTTTGGCCATTTTGTAGTTGATTACGCTATTAATGCCTTTCAACAGAAAACAGTCTATTTTGGCATCAGCAACCTCGCTTCATGA
- the LOC126589541 gene encoding uncharacterized protein LOC126589541, translated as MQSPAATMAAAMLLLLLLLLMASIVVTVGAANTNSVYSPCSDTKIQRSDGFTFGIAFSSKNSFFLNGNQSHQLSPCDRRLSLSSANSQLALFRPKVDEISLLTINTSSFQPDSYGGYMVVFAGRKYAARSLPAFVANSTYIVTSFTLVLEFQRGRLQNLYWKRDGCAKCTGNSNFVCLNKQDCAIKMSSCKNRGGSVDCSLGIQLAFSGTDKHLSVLNSWYEVENLRQYSLYGLYSNLRDSLTSQYNKF; from the exons ATGCAATCACCGGCGGCAACAATGGCGGCGGCGatgctcctcctcctcctcctcctgctgATGGCGTCGATTGTGGTGACTGTGGGAGCAGCCAACACAAACAGCGTGTACAGTCCATGCTCAGACACCAAGATTCAGAGGTCCGACGGCTTCACATTCGGGATCGCATTCTCGTCCAAGAACTCCTTCTTCCTAAACGGGAACCAGTCGCATCAGCTCTCCCCCTGCGACCGCCGCCTCTCGCTGTCCTCCGCCAACTCCCAGCTCGCGCTCTTTAGACCCAAAGTCGATGAGATCTCCCTCCTCACTATCAACACCTCTTCTTTCCAACCG gattcatatggTGGATACATGGTGGTGTTCGCTGGACGAAAATATGCTGCAAGATCTCTCCCTGCCTTTGTTGCAAACAGCACATACATAGTGACAAGTTTTACCTTG GTACTCGAGTTTCAAAGGGGTAGGCTGCAAAACTTGTATTGGAAGAGAGATGGGTGTGCCAAATGCACAGGAAACTCCAATTTTGTTTGTCTTAACAAACAAGACTGCGCCATTAAAATGTCAAGCTGTAAAAACCGAGGGGGTTCTGTAGATTGCAGTCTCGGGATACAACTGGCTTTCTCCGGTACAGATAAACATCTGTCGGTTCTCAATTCATGGTATGAGGTGGAGAACCTTCGGCAGTATTCTCTCTATGGGTTGTATTCCAATCTCAGAGATTCTCTCACTAGCCAGTATAACAAGTTCTAA
- the LOC126591325 gene encoding uncharacterized protein LOC126591325 isoform X2 produces the protein MDDAEFGRLLDFFPIVRSRDYRYAHIHTQDVDVFECSQQHKEWQDAWDEGDKIEVEKQGLDEHGEFWEKLKLVAERKVGAAEAERFCKAFQRIHKKLVYEELSLDAAQKFLNSA, from the exons ATGGACGACGCTGAATTTGGACGCCTTCTCGATTTCTTCCCAATCGTCCGATCTCGCGATTACCgt TACGCACACATTCACACACAAGATGTTGACGTTTTTGAATGTTCTCAACAGCATAAAGAATGGCAAGATGCATGGGATGAGGGAGATAAAATTGAAGTGGAGAAGCAAGGACTTGACGAACATG GTGAATTCTGGGAGAAGCTAAAGTTGGTCGCTGAGAGAAAG GTGGGTGCAGCAGAAGCAGAGAGATTTTGCAAGGCATTTCAACGAATCCACAAGAAACTC GTCTATGAAGAACTGAGTTTGGATGCTGCCCAAAAATTCCTGAACTCGGCGTGA
- the LOC126591325 gene encoding uncharacterized protein LOC126591325 isoform X3: protein MDDAEFGRLLDFFPIVRSRDYRHKEWQDAWDEGDKIEVEKQGLDEHGEFWEKLKLVAERKVGAAEAERFCKAFQRIHKKLVYEELSLDAAQKFLNSA, encoded by the exons ATGGACGACGCTGAATTTGGACGCCTTCTCGATTTCTTCCCAATCGTCCGATCTCGCGATTACCgt CATAAAGAATGGCAAGATGCATGGGATGAGGGAGATAAAATTGAAGTGGAGAAGCAAGGACTTGACGAACATG GTGAATTCTGGGAGAAGCTAAAGTTGGTCGCTGAGAGAAAG GTGGGTGCAGCAGAAGCAGAGAGATTTTGCAAGGCATTTCAACGAATCCACAAGAAACTC GTCTATGAAGAACTGAGTTTGGATGCTGCCCAAAAATTCCTGAACTCGGCGTGA
- the LOC126591325 gene encoding uncharacterized protein LOC126591325 isoform X1, whose translation MDDAEFGRLLDFFPIVRSRDYRAESEQCRESTSKSAQHEEHKEWQDAWDEGDKIEVEKQGLDEHGEFWEKLKLVAERKVGAAEAERFCKAFQRIHKKLVYEELSLDAAQKFLNSA comes from the exons ATGGACGACGCTGAATTTGGACGCCTTCTCGATTTCTTCCCAATCGTCCGATCTCGCGATTACCgt GCTGAATCAGAACAATGTAGAGAATCAACTTCTAAGTCAGCACAGCATGAAGAG CATAAAGAATGGCAAGATGCATGGGATGAGGGAGATAAAATTGAAGTGGAGAAGCAAGGACTTGACGAACATG GTGAATTCTGGGAGAAGCTAAAGTTGGTCGCTGAGAGAAAG GTGGGTGCAGCAGAAGCAGAGAGATTTTGCAAGGCATTTCAACGAATCCACAAGAAACTC GTCTATGAAGAACTGAGTTTGGATGCTGCCCAAAAATTCCTGAACTCGGCGTGA